One Fusarium poae strain DAOMC 252244 chromosome 4, whole genome shotgun sequence DNA window includes the following coding sequences:
- a CDS encoding hypothetical protein (BUSCO:54731at5125), which produces MAAIIKAANAKIRSNPVSDYICSTHFWGPVSNFGIPLAAIMDTQKSPELISGQMTGALIIYAGTFMRYSLAVTPRNYLLFACHFVNAGAQLTQGYRYLNYHYWGGKENMPKEQLVQAAEAAKGKVEKATEKVQNAVSK; this is translated from the exons ATGGCTGCTATCATCAAGGCTGCGAACGCCAAGATCCGGTCCAACCCGGTATCTGATTACATTTGCTCGACCC ACTTCTGGGGTCCTGTCTCCAACTTTGGCATCCCTCTGGCTGCCATCATGGACACACAGAAGAGCCCTGAGTT GATCTCGGGACAGATGACTGGTGCTCTCATCATCTATGCCGGTACCTTTATGCGATACTCTCTCGCTGTCACCCCCAggaattatcttttattcgCCTGCCACTTCGTCAACGCTGGTGCTCAGCTCACCCAAGGATACCGATACCTGAACTACCACTACTGGGGCGGAAAGGAGAACATGCCCAAGGAGCAGCTGGTGCAAGCGGCTGAGGCTGCTAAGGGCAAGGTAGAGAAGGCCACGGAGAAGGTTCAGAACGCTGTCAGTAAATAA
- a CDS encoding hypothetical protein (MEROPS:MER0017242~TransMembrane:1 (o32-50i)~BUSCO:34465at5125): MSSSNSPTSQSSNNYVEQTVSVLSSIASYMRLPALASTGLAAVLTSLLYFKQKALIYPSNIPANSRSDVPKPSDFGISNFEELYIPTDDGEKLSAFYIRGPRGHKNSNITILMFHGNAGNIGHRLPIARMIINYIGCNVFMLEYRGYGSSTGQPDESGLNIDAQTGLNYLRHRAETRDHKLMVYGQSLGGAVAIKLVSKNQEAGDIAGLILENTFLSIRKLIPSVVPPAKYLTLLCHQVWPSESVLPNITKVPTLFISGLQDEIVPPKHMKQLYEISAAPTKRWKPLPAGDHNSSVLEEGYFEAMSDFIAEVTGDQEKEKARS, translated from the exons ATGTCGAGCTCCAACTCTCCCACCTCACAATCCTCCAACAATTACGTCGAGCAGACCGTCTCGGTCTTGAGCTCGATTGCCAGCTACATGCGTCTGCCCGCGTTGGCTTCAACG GGTCTCGCTGCTGTCCTCACCTCTTTACTATACTTTAAGCAAAA GGCTCTCATTTACCCGAGTAATATTCCTGCAAATTCTCGCTCAGACGTCCCCAAACCCTCCGACTTTGGCATCTCAAATTTCGAAGAACTCTACATACCGACCGACGATGGCGAGAAGCTTTCGGCTTTCTACATCCGTGGCCCTCGCGGCCACAAGAACTCAAACATCACCATTCTGATGTTCCATGGCAATGCTGGCAACATTGGCCATCGGTTGCCCATCGCCCGCATGATTATAAACTACATTGGCTGCAATGTCTTCATGCTCGAGTATAGAGGTTACGGTTCTTCGACCGGTCAACCTGACGAGTCGGGTCTAAATATTGACGCCCAGACTGGTCTTAACTACCTGCGGCATCGGGCCGAGACACGCGATCACAAGCTCATGGTTTACGGGCAGAGTCTGGGTGGCGCCGTTGCCATCAAGCTTGTTTCCAAGAACCAGGAAGCGGGTGATATCGCTGGTCTGATCCTTGAGAACACCTTTCTCTCTATCCGGAAGCTTATCCCTTCCGTCGTGCCCCCCGCGAAATACCTTACCCTGCTATGCCACCAAGTCTGGCCCAGTGAGTCGGTTCTGCCCAACATCACAAAGGTGCCTACGCTTTTCATCAGTGGCTTGCAGGATGAGATTGTCCC ACCAAAACACATGAAACAGTTGTACGAGATTTCTGCAGCGCCCACCAAGCGGTGGAAGCCACTCCCTGCTGGCGACCATAACTCAAGTGTCCTCGAAGAAGGCTACTTTGAAGCCATGTCAGACTTCATTGCCGAAGTGACAGGTgaccaagagaaagaaaaggcacGTTCGTAG
- a CDS encoding hypothetical protein (BUSCO:4267at5125), whose protein sequence is MVEQESNRASNQAPPETQNRSQNEGEGPASGSRGGSRGGRRRGRGGRSRGQRQNGPVQGPGGRGNTSQTESATAPATAPIEPAASSAPESSGNSRNRRNRRGNRGATRGSVEQGRGVFTMGPRRQFGGRLTTNEQSSDAADQDAFLRANAPEFVPGQPAPQGGNGNQSSSAGDSQHAAQPCSRGNRTRNRKQDRPRQEVPKSTASELWQRIQEDIANWNYECRICTEEVTRKTEVWSCTTCWTVVHLECAHQWWDTSMKVNEESGDKSWRCPGCNSTLTDEPGNSSCWCGKETQLSRNSLLPPHSCGQTCSKSRPTCSHPCTLQCHPGPCPPCTVLSPPEPCYCGKHSQRKNCRDTDYYNGWSCRELCGDLLPCSQHECIQICHPGVCGTCEVTVAAKCYCGRVEKEMQCSKQDDLCDSYDDANDSWFEGSFGCENSCGRTHDCNVHHCQLPCHPQDEQPAHCPFSPDVVTQCPCGKTPLKELMDDSRQSCSDPIPHCEKKCEKKLDCGHFCQLLCHTGDCDSCTDVMEVDCRCGRVTSETMCHGAEVQHPLCFKICQANRNCGRHRCGEHCCPGEKKAVQRIAQQKKQRVGPDSLPVEAEHICLNTCGRPLKCGSHNCEQLCHRGACASCPEAIWEEISCNCGKTVLHPPQPCGTRQPSCTSQCQRQPGCGHPPVVHQCHPDDVSCPPCTYLTTRVCICGKTTFHNKPCHLQQVHCSQVCGQKLSCGLHTCKKLCHRPGECGDALAGCEQLCGKPKPLCGHPCQSVCHGQTACNESTACHVKMTVKCPCGNHKKEFKCLASTSNPTPNRPEVRCDDECERLDRNRRLAAALNIDPATHTNDHVPFSDDTLKLYKQFPKWGDEQESQYRVFAANKDEVRLRYEPMKNVSRQFLHLLAEDFGFESKSEDHDIHRSVLVWKTDKFVSAPPKTLSQCVKIRATQAAEAAAAAAIRPPSPPVLETEPFNALVLTEPRFGLTNDDVNTALAADLSSLQGFSFKVDFLNEEVLIKATVSYSAFLTPAPLEKGLEILKPRIEQTIRREKLAENVLLCHSDVNGAITRREVPRRAGAGGWSAVAGRAASKPGSSSTTEEAKPGRRLLLGLKKKKPQAEAGKVWAALDGDVEC, encoded by the exons ATGGTTGAACAGGAGTCCAACCGTGCCTCCAATCAAGCACCGCCTGAAACCCAAAACCGGTCTCAGAATGAGGGCGAAGGACCAGCTTCAGGATCCCGAGGAGGCTCACGTGGAGGACGCCGTAGAGGAAGGGGAGGACGTAGTCGTGGTCAGAGACAAAATGGTCCAGTACAAGGACCTGGAGGTCGTGGAAACACTTCCCAGACAGAATCTGCCACAGCGCCTGCCACCGCCCCGATAGAGCCAGCAGCTTCTAGCGCACCTGAAAGCTCAGGAAATTCTAGGAACAGACGGAACAGAAGGGGCAACCGAGGCGCTACTCGAGGTTCAGTAGAGCAGGGCAGAGGCGTATTTACAATGGGGCCTCGACGACAATTTGGTGGCCGATTAACGACCAACGAGCAATCATCAGACGCAGCTGACCAGGACGCATTCTTGCGAGCCAATGCCCCGGAATTTGTTCCTGGACAACCAGCTCCCCAAGGAGG AAATGGAAATCAATCCTCCAGTGCAGGTGATTCTCAGCATGCAGCACAGCCTTGTTCTAGAGGAAATCGCACAAGGAATCGGAAGCAAGACAGACCTCGTCAAGAGGTTCCCAAATCAACTGCTTCCGAACTTTGGCAAAGAATCCAGGAAGACATCGCCAATTGGAACTACGAATGTCGAATTTGTACCGAGGAGGTCACCCGGAAAACCGAAGTTTGGTCTTGTACCACCTGCTGGACCGTTGTTCATCTTGAGTGTGCTCACCAATGGTGGGATACTTCTATGAAGGTCAACGAAGAGAGCGGCGACAAGTCATGGCGTTGTCCTGGATGCAATTCGACCTTGACTGATGAGCCCGGCAATAGTTCATGCTGGTGCGGCAAAGAAACGCAACTCAGTCGGAATAGTCTCCTACCTCCTCACTCTTGTGGGCAGACCTGTTCCAAATCTAGACCGACATGCTCTCATCCATGCACTCTCCAGTGCCACCCTGGGCCATGCCCACCTTGCACCGTTCTCAGTCCACCGGAGCCGTGCTACTGTGGAAAACACTCTCAGCGAAAGAATTGCAGAGACACCGATTACTACAACGGATGGAGCTGTCGAGAGTTATGTGGTGATCTGCTTCCGTGCTCACAGCACGAATGCATTCAGATATGCCACCCAGGCGTGTGTGGTACTTGCGAAGTAACAGTGGCGGCGAAATGCTACTGTGGACGAGTTGAGAAAGAAATGCAATGCTCTAAGCAGGATGACCTGTGTGATTCGTATGATGATGCCAACGATTCTTGGTTTGAGGGTTCCTTCGGCTGCGAGAATAGTTGTGGAAGAACGCATGATTGCAATGTCCATCATTGTCAACTGCCTTGTCACCCACAAGATGAGCAGCCAGCTCATTGTCCTTTCTCCCCAGACGTTGTAACCCAATGTCCTTGCGGAAAGACGCCGCTCAAAGAGCTTATGGATGACTCTCGTCAGTCGTGCAGTGACCCCATTCCTCATTGCGAGAAAAAGTGTGAGAAGAAGTTAGACTGCGGTCATTTCTGTCAGCTACTTTGTCATACTGGGGATTGTGACTCTTGCACGGACGTCATGGAAGTCGATTGTCGCTGTGGTCGAGTTACATCTGAGACGATGTGTCACGGCGCAGAAGTTCAGCACCCTTTGTGCTTCAAGATCTGCCAGGCAAACAGAAACTGTGGAAGACATCGTTGTGGCGAGCATTGTTGCCCGggcgagaagaaggctgtACAGAGAATTGCCCAGCAGAAGAAGCAGCGTGTTGGTCCCGACTCGCTCCCAGTCGAAGCTGAACACATCTGTTTGAACACTTGTGGCCGACCACTCAAGTGCGGCTCCCATAACTGCGAACAACTTTGTCATCGTGGAGCTTGTGCAAGCTGCCCCGAGGCCATCTGGGAGGAGATTAGCTGCAATTGTGGCAAGACAGTTCTTCACCCACCACAACCTTGTGGTACTCGTCAACCGTCTTGCACAAGTCAGTGTCAACGCCAGCCAGGCTGCGGCCATCCTCCTGTCGTCCATCAATGCCACCCTGACGATGTGAGCTGCCCCCCATGTACATACCTAACGACGCGTGTGTGTATTTGTGGGAAGACCACATTCCACAACAAGCCGTGTCACCTCCAGCAAGTACACTGCAGCCAGGTGTGTGGGCAGAAGTTGTCTTGCGGCCTTCACACATGCAAGAAACTATGCCACCGTCCTGGAGAGTGTGGAGATGCGCTGGCTGGCTGTGAACAGCTCTGTGGAAAGCCAAAGCCTCTCTGCGGCCACCCATGCCAGAGTGTCTGCCATGGTCAGACTG CTTGCAACGAATCCACAGCCTGTCATGTGAAAATGACAGTCAAATGTCCTTGCGGCAACCATAAGAAAGAGTTTAAATGCCTGGCTAGCACCAGCAACCCAACTCCAAATCGTCCAGAAGTCCGATGCGACGATGAATGCGAACGCCTCGACCGCAACCGCCGCCTTGCTGCGGCCCTCAACATCGACCCGGCGACGCATACCAACGACCACGTTCCGTTCTCAGACGACACTCTCAAACTTTACAAGCAGTTCCCTAAATGGGGTGACGAGCAAGAGAGCCAGTACCGTGTCTTTGCAGCTAACAAGGACGAGGTTCGTCTGAGGTACGAGCCTATGAAGAATGTCTCACGCCagtttcttcatcttcttgccGAGGACTTTGGCTTCGAAAGCAAGAGCGAGGACCACGATATTCATCGATCCGTACTCGTTTGGAAGACTGACAAATTTGTCTCGGCGCCGCCAAAGACACTCTCCCAATGTGTCAAGATTCGAGCAACACAAGCTGCTGAAGCTgcggcagcggcagcaaTTCGACCGCCCAGCCCGCCAGTGCTGGAGACAGAGCCTTTCAACGCACTAGTACTTACCGAGCCCCGGTTCGGGTTGACAAACGATGATGTCAATACTGCTCTTGCGGCGGACCTCTCATCACTACAGGGATTCTCATTCAAGGTTGATTTCCTCAATGAAGAAGTCCTCATCAAGGCTACAGTTTCATACTCAGCGTTCCTCACACCTGCTCCTTTAGAGAAGGGCCTTGAAATACTCAAGCCCCGCATCGAGCAAACAATTCGCCGTGAGAAGCTCGCCGAGAACGTGCTGCTATGCCATTCAGATGTCAACGGCGCCATCACTCGCCGCGAGGTGCCACGCCGAGCTGGTGCTGGAGGATGGAGTGCTGTGGCCGGACGCGCGGCGTCTAAGCCGGGATCATCATCCACGACAGAAGAAGCTAAGCCTGGTCGCAGACTGCTTCTTGgactcaagaagaagaagccacaGGCGGAGGCGGGAAAGGTGTGGGCTGCCCTCGATGGAGATGTTGAATGCTAG